DNA from Polaribacter sp. NJDZ03:
TTCGAATTTTCATTCTCTGAACAGGTATAAAACACCTGATTTTTATTATAACTTAATTCTACTCTATAAATTGCTCCAGGTTCAGCCTCAAACATTTTAGATAAATCTACACTATAGGCTTTCCATTTCTGCGTGTTATTTACTTTGTTATCAATTAATGTAATTGTTTTCTTAGCAACACGCCTACCAACTCGTTTAATCTGATATTCATTATTACTGTTCATGCTATTTTCTTGCAAAAATTGCAACACATTGTCTTCGTAAATTTTAATAATTCTAACGTCTACTTCTTTTACGTTTATGGCTTCGAAGTTGAACTTTAAATCTTTAGAATTTGGTAAAATAGTTCCGCTACTTATCGCTCTTATTTCTGGTTTCTTTTGATCGAAAGTGATGGTTTCTTTATAAGCATCTTTTAATCTATAATTGTCAGAATTTTTGATTCCCTGAAAAACAGATACCAAAACAGCACCTTGAAACTTATTTTCTGAAAATACTTTTAACTCGTTTCCGTTGACAATAAAACGTGGTTTTTTTTCATTTTTAATAGTTACCAAACCATCAAAATTTTGCTGTTTTTTAAGTTGATCAGAAAAGTTGATAGTAATATACTGCTCAGAAGTATTGTTTATCTTTAAACTAAGTACTTTAAAATTATTCTTACCAGGAATAAGAACTTCATTTTCACCTTTAGACTCGGCATTTATAGTTTTTCCATCCCAAGAAATGGTTAATTGAGAATCTTCTACAAAACGTTGGATGCTGTCTATTTTAAATTCGAAAACCTTTCCGTTTTTGTAGGATTCATTCCAAACGATGTTTTTTGATGTTCCATTTTGAGAAGCACTTATTAATTTTTTAGCATTTTCTAATAAAATAATATCTGCAGATTTTACAACTCCTTCTAAATATTGAAATTCTTTAGAATACGATTGTAAATTATTGGTTTGAACATTAAAATTAGGCGTAATTGTTTTAAATTGAAATGTGTAATCTTTAAAACCTTGAGGCGTGTCTTTATAAATTTCTTCCAGTTTTACAGAAACACTATATTCTGTATCTGCACTTAAAACCTCATCCGGAATAAAAATAAAAGCGTGTTTATTTACCGTTTTAATAGTACCATTTACATGTGGTTTTACAAAAATAATTTCAGTTGAAATTTCTTGGTTTGCTTCCCAACCTTCTACTTCTTTGGCAAGGTTTACTTCTATATTATTTGCAACAGAAACCACTCCGGATGTAGTGTAACTTATGTATTCTTTAAACTTAAAAATGTTATCTGTTTTAACTTCTTCTTTTTTACAAGAGAAAATTAACAGCAAAATTGAGATTGTTAAAAGTAAATTTTTCTTTTTCATAGTAATTGTATTTGTAAACACAGCTCAAAAATAAGGATTAGGATTAACCTGAACATAACTGTTTAGTATTCGCTATGGTTTATTTAGTATTCGTTAAAAACATAGAAAAACCCCAATCTAAAAGATTGGGGTTTTTGTAAGTGTCTAGTAGTTCACTTTAAGATCATTTATACCAAAAAAAGTTTAAATTAAAAAATATTAATGGTAAACTAAATAATACCTTTTGTTAATTATCATTAAATATTTTATTTATTCTATTTAATATCCCAAACACCAAAATTGAAGCCACTATCTGATAAAATATAGAAAAAATTGCAATAAGTAAATTAGATTTAACTAATGTTACAATAAAAGTCCAGAGCAATAAAAGTCCTGCCAGATAAAGATAGGTTGTATCTTCTCCTTGAACTGCAATAACAATACATATTAAAACACCTATACCTCTAATGATTGTACCTACGCTAAATATATTGTACCCATAATTATCACTAGTATAACTCCATAAAAAGTAACCTAAAGCAAAATAAACTATAATCCCAATTACTACTAATGCTATCACCATATTTCTAATTTTTACATAAATTTATTATTGCTTCAATTGCCTTTTCATATTTCAATTGTTTTGCTACTGACAAGCAATCACATCCTACTTCTTTTTTATTTAATTTTATCATTGATAATCCAACATAATACCAAGTTTTTTTATTTTTCTTATCAATTAAGATTGCATTATTACCATCTATTAATGCTTTTGAATACTCTCCATTTAGGTAATATGCCTCTAACCTATTAGATAATGTAACCGCATTGTTAGGATTTAAAATATTTGCTTGTGAAAAATCAATTATTGCAGATTCGTATTTACCAATTTTAACTTTACAATATCCTCTATTACTATAAGAAAATTCTTTTTTATCTCCATATAACAATGACCTATCATAATCTAAAATAGCTCCTTCATAATCTTTATTATCAATTTTAATACTAGCTCTATTTTCGAAATTTATTGCGTTTTTAGAATCTAATTTTAAAGCTTCGTCATAATCTTCCAAAGCTAAATTAAAATCCTTAATTTTCTCTCTTGCAGACCCTCTATTGGAGTATGCCTCCATATAGCCCTTGTCTAATTTAATCGCATCTGAAAAATCTTCAATCGAGCCCTTAAAATCTTTTATATGCATTTTAATTAACCCAATTTTATTAAAAAGCTCCTTGTTATTTTTATAAATTAATTTTGCCTCATTTAAGACAGAAATAGATTCCTTAAATTTAAATTCTTTATTAAGATCTTTAGATTTTTTCAAATAATACTCTAAATGCCTAACCTCTTCTTTCTTTTGTGCAGATACTTCGTTAAAAGATAGAATGATTATGAAAAAAATTAAAAATGTAGTTCCTTTATACATTTAAAATATTTTGAATTTTACTTTTAGCATAATAAGTCGACAAGTAAATTACCAGACTATCTGTATCTCCCTTACTAATCAACCTTTCCAAGTCTTTTTTGTCTTTTTCAGATTTTGCAAAATGTTTAACGATAACCTCACCCTTACCCTGTTTAATTATTTCCTTAACGTAAATTTTTGTTTTTCCTGTTTTTATAAATTTCTTTAAAGCACTTCCAAGTTTACCTTCATCTAATAATTGTATTATTTCATCAATTTTAGCTTGATTATCATTTTTCACACTATCAAATTGTTTGTTGAAATTCATAATATCATATATCCAAAATACAATACCACCAATCAATAAAGTTAATATAGCAACGATTAAACGAATTAAAAACTTCTTAAAACTCCCTAAATAGAGTTGATGAATTCCAAATATTCCAGTTAAAGGGAAGAAAAGTAGAAGTTGAGCAATTTTTTTGTTTTTCATGTTTTTATATGTTCTTTTAAGTTCACTTGTAAATAAAAATTATTTTACTGACGGATTACCATATTTAATTAAAAAGAATCCTTTTAAATTTTTTGTAAAAATGTATATATCTTTTTAATTTTAGTTACGGGTTTCCGTAATTAAGTTTTTTTTTAGGAAAATTTCTAAAGTTATTCCTATTTCCGCGCAAATATACTAGAAAGGTATTATATATCATAACCCAACTAGTCGTTTTACTGACCTTCTTTGTAAAATGATTACTGTTGAGGAGAAATATTTAAAATCTTTAGGTAAAAATATATCAAGAATGAGACGATTAAACAATTTTAGTCAGTTAGATATTTGTGCAATAATTTCTATGGAGAAATCAAATCTATCTAGTATTGAAAATGGCAGGCAAAACCCTACTACATTAACTTTAAAAAAAATAGCCGATGCGATTGGTGTTGAGGTTAAAGATTTTTTCAACTTTGATTAATCTTTTGTAAAACTGCAAAAAACTAACACAAAATAAAGCAAATATTTATTCCAAAACAAAAAAACCCCAATCGGAATGATTGGGGTTTTTGGAGGTGTCTAGCGGATTCGAACCGCTGTACATGGTTTTGCAAACCATTGCCTAGCCACTCGGCCAAGACACCTTTTTATCTTAAAGAAAATTTACAATAAATTATAAATCTGTTTTTAAGGATTGCAAATTTAAGCAAATTTTAAAGGATTGCAAGTCTTTTTTTAATTTTAAAATAAAAACAAATAGTTTTTCTGCTTTTATACGTGTTCACCCACCTTTTAGTTACGTAATATCTATCTCTTTTTTGTAAGAATAATGACCACTTCTTCTACATTTCCGCCAATTGGTGGGTTAATTTTTGCCACTGCAACTTTGGCTTTTTTTACCATAGGAATTTCTTTAAACGTTCTGTCTAAGATTCTCTGAGCCACTTCTTCTAACAATTTAGAACGAATGGCCATTTCTTCTTTTACAATACGGTTTAAATGTACATAATCTACCGTGTCTGCTAATTCATCTGTTTTAGATGATTTTTTTAAATTTGCCTTAATTTCTACATCAACGCTGTATTCTGAACCTATTTTTCCTTCTTCGTCTAAACATCCATGAAAAGCATAGAGTTTAATATTGTTTACTTGTATTATTCCCATTTTGTAATTTAAAAGAACAAATATAGCGTTATTAACCGATTTTTATAGACTTTCTACTACTTGTGTTAGTGATTGAAACGGCAGCTTTTTTATCGTTTTTTTTCTAAAACGATAAAAAACTACAGTGGAAAGCACGACCCGTAGGGAAACACCCAAAAAAAGCATTTAAAAACGAGTTATTTTACGTAATTTTGGTGCTTAATTTTGTACCGAAACAGATGTCTGAAGAGAAAAAATCGCTCAATTTTTTAGAGCATATTATTGAAGAGGATTTAGCAAACGGAATGCCAAAAGAAAATTTACGTTTTCGTTTTCCGCCAGAACCAAATGGGTATTTGCATATTGGTCACACCAAAGCAATCGGAATTAGTTTCGGTTTGGGTGAGACTTATAATGCACCTGTAAATTTGCGTTTTGATGATACAAACCCTGCAAAAGAAGAGCAAGAATATGTAGATGCAATTAAGAAAGATATTTCTTGGTTGGGCTATTCTTGGGCAAATGAGTGTTATTCATCAGACTATTTTCAGCAATTGTTCGATTGGGCAGTTTTGTTGATAAAAGATGGAAAAGCATATGTAGATTCTCAATCTTCGGAAGATATGAGAGCGCAAAAAGGTACGCCAACTCAGGTTGGTACAAATAGTCCTTTTAGAAACAGATCTGTAGCAGAAAACTTGGAATTATTCCAAGGAATGAAAGACGGGAAATTTAAGGAAGGGGAACATACTTTGCGTGCAAAAATTGACATGGAAAACCCAAATATGTTACTACGTGATCCTTTAATGTACAGAATTATGTATAAAGATCACCATAGAACTGGTGATGCTTGGTGCATTTACCCAATGTACGATTGGACGCATGGTGAGAGTGATTATATTGAGCAAGTTTCGCATTCTTTATGTTCTCTTGAGTTTAAACCTCACAGAGAATTGTACAATTGGTTTAGAGATACTGTTGTTACGTATAGCAAGGAGAAATACCCAAATCCGCCAAAACAACGTGAGTTTTCTCGTTTGAATTTGAGTTACACCATTATGAGTAAACGTAAGTTGTTAACTTTGGTTGAACAAGGAATTGTTGCTGGTTGGGACGACCCAAGGATGCCTACAATTTCTGGTTTAAGAAGACGTGGTTATACTCCGGAGTCTATAAAAAGTTTTATTGAAACTGTTGGTGTTTCTAAACGTGAAAACGTAATTGATGTAGCTCTTTTAGAGTTTAAAATTCGTGAGGATTTAAATAAGACTGCCAAAAGAGTGATGGGAGTTTTAGACCCTATTAAAGTGGTAATTACAAATTATCCGGAAGGAAAAGAAGAGTTCTTAACCGCTGAATACAATGATTACGAAGATGGTTTTGGAACTAGAGAGGTTCCTTTTTCTAGAGAAATTTACATAGAACGTGAAGATTTTAGAGAGGAAGCGAATAAGAAATTCTTCCGTTTAAAATTAGGAAAAGAAGTGCGTTTAAAAAATGCGTATTTTATTACAGCAACTAGCTGTACTAAAGATGCTGACGGAAATATTACAGAAATACAGTGTACGTATGATCCGTTAACAAAATCTGGAATGGATACCGAAGAAAGCAAGCGTAAAGTAAAAGGTACTTTGCACTGGGTTTCTGTAAAACATGCAGTAAAAGCAGAAGTAAGAGCTTATGACCGATTGTTTTTAGATGAAGCACCAGATTCTCATAAAGATAAAGATTTTATGGAGTTTATAAACCCAAATTCTTTAGAAATAATTACTGCTTTTGTAGAACCTAGTTTACAAACAGCTACCATTGGTGAGCGTTTTCAGTTTCAGCGAATGGGCTATTTTAATGTTGATGATGATGCAACTTCTGATAATTTAGTGTTCAATAAAATTGTTGGATTACGTGATTCTTGGGGAGGTCAATAAAATTTTAGTAGGCAGTTTCAGTTATCACTGTTGTGTTTAATTAGTATTCAGTGGCAGTAGCAGTATTCAGTTATCACTGTTGTGTTAAAAAGTGAATGTGAGCAGTTCTCACTGTTGTGTTTTAAAATTTATAAGTATGAAAAAATTAATTGTTTTAAGTTTATTAATTTTAGCTTCTTGCGGAAACAAAAAAGAAATAAAACATGTTGCAGAAATTTCTTGTGGCCAATGTCAACTAGATTTAGATTCTGAAGATGGTTGTAGTTTAGCCGTTCGTTTTGATGATAAAGCGTATTTTGTTGATGGTTTTAATATTGATGATTTTGGAGATGCACATGATGAAAATATTGGCTTTTGTAATGCAATTAGAAAAGCAACAATTGTTGGTCTTGTAAAAGACGGACGCTTTGTAGCGAGTTCTATTGAGTTGGTTGAGTAAAAGAACCAAGATTTTTAGAATCAAGAACCAAGACAAATAGATTGCTGCTTTTACAGGAATAATAATAAATAAAAAATCCGATGAAAATTATTTCATCGGATTTTTATTGAAACATATATAAGATATATACTTTATATTTGTTATATTAGATTTTTGAAACAAAATAAAGTTATCATTATAATGAAAAAATTAATAGAAATCGATGATACTATTCTTACTAAACTGAAAGTATTATCTGCTTTTGAAGGATTAAGCGTAAAAGCCTTAATGGAAAAAGCTATTGAATTGTTTGTAAAGACGAAAGAGAAAGAACAATTAGATCGTTTAACAGATGAACAAAAAGAGGATATAGGACTTTTATTGTTAATGCAACAAGCAGATAGAACCGACACAGTGAGTAGAGACGATATCTTCAAATTGTTAAAATAGAATGAAGGTAATTTATCTAAAAAGCTTAGAAAAAGATTTAAAAAAAATTAAAGACAAAAAACTTCTTAAGCAATTAGAAACAGTTTTCATAAATCTCGAAGAAAAAGAGATTTTAAATCAGATTTCTAATGTTATGAAAATGTCTGGTCATAAAGATTTTTATAGAATTAGAATTGGTAATTATAGATTAGGTATTCATTATTCCGAAGAAACAATAACTATTGTTCGTTTTGTAAAACGTGAAGATATTTATAAACTGTTTCCTTAAAAAATAGATTGCTGCTTTTGCAGGAATAATAATAAATAAAAAATCCGATGAAAATTATTTCATCGGATTTTTACTGTTAATCTGAATTTATTTCAGACGCTTATGATTGTTGAAGTTGTGTAAGTTGAGACGCTGAAACAAGTTCAGCATGACAAGGCCTAATACTTTTTAGAACCCTACTTTTTTACACTGAAAACTGAATACTAACCTAAGGTGCAGGATTCGGTATTAATTTATGAACTGCTTCAATTTCATTTAAAATTTCTTCTGATAAATCAATATTTATACTACCAATATTTTCTTTTAATTGACTCATTTTAGTCGCTCCAATAATATTACTAGTAACAAATGGTAGCTGATTAATATAAGCCAAAGACAATTCCGTTAAACTCATTTTGTTTTTTAACGCAATCTCCTCATACTTTAAAATAGCTTGTTCCGATGCACCCTCTTGGTATCTAGTAATATAATTAGGAAACAAAATTCCTCTTGCATTTGTAGGTTTTTGTCCTCTTAAATATTTACCAGTTAATACCCCTTGTGCCAACGGAGAATAGGCTAATAAGCCTATATTTTCTCTCAAAGACACTTCAGACATTCCGTATTCATAACTTCTATGTATTAATGAATAAGAATTCTGAATCGTTGCCATTCTTGGTAAATTCATTTCTTTGGCTGCTTGTAAATACTGCATGGTTCCCCAAGGTGTTTCGTTAGACAAACCTATTTGTCTAATTTTACCTTCATTAATTAACTTTTGTAAAGTTTCTAAAATCTCTACATGGTTCTCTGCTTCTTCATTTGAAGTCTTATAAGGATAATCTCTTGTACCAAAACAATTAACACCTCTTTCTGGCCAATGCAACTGATATAAATCTATATAATCCGTTTGCAGTCTTTTAAGACTTCCTTCTACCGCATCAATAATTCCTTGTTTGGCAAATCCATTTTCTCTAATGTGAGCCGTATAAGGCCCTACACCAGCAATTTTACTACCTAAAACAACCTTATCTCTATTCCCTGTTTTTTTAAACCAGTTTCCAATAATAGTTTCTGTGGCTCCATACGTTTCTGGAGTTGCAGGAACTGCATATAATTCTGCAGTATCAAAAAAGTTAACACCTTGTTCTAATGCATAATCCATTTGCTCAAAACCTTCTTCTTGTGTGTTTTGTTTTCCCCAAGTCATGGTTCCTAAACAAATCTTAGAAACCTTAATATCTGTATTTGGTAATTTTGTGTATTTCATATATAAATGAAGTATAATTTTGTAAATGTTTAATCGTGTAATTGTACAAAAACTTACTGCGAATTTAAAAACTAATATTTTAACCAAAAAATTAAGCGTGTAATTATTAAAATTACACGCTTAATTGACTTATAATATTTAAACTTATAAAAATTTGTTATTTGTAAACCGTGTTAAACAAATACATGATTTAACAAATAAACACTAGATTCCCGATTTCTCGGGAAAGACAGTTTATAAGTATTCTTGAGATAAAAATTCAAGAAACACTTTTCATCTTATTTTAATATAGCTTCAATACCTGGTAATGTTTTTCCTTCTAACATTTCTAACATTGCTCCACCACCAGTAGAAACATAACTTACTTTATCTGCAAAACCAAATTGTTTAACAGCAGCAACAGAATCTCCACCACCAACTAAAGAAAACGCTCCGTTTTTGGTTGCTTTGTCTATAGAATTACCTAATGCAATTGTTCCTCCTGCAAAAGATTCCATTTCGAAAACACCTAAAGGTCCGTTCCATAAAATAGTTTTACATTTATTAACAACAACATCAAAAATTTCTCTAGATTTTGGTCCAGCATCAACTCCTTCCCAACCATCAGGAATTTCATTAATATCTAAAATTTGAGTATTTGCATCGTTAGAAAAATCATCTGCAGCAATAACATCTACTGGTATATGAATTTCTACTCCTTTTTCTTTTGCTTGCTTTAAGATATCTAAAGCTAATTCCATTTTATCATCTTCACAAATAGAGTTTCCAATTTTTCCACCTTGTGCTTTAATAAAAGTAAAACTCATTCCACCACCAATAATTAAGTGATCTACTTTATCTAAAATATTTTCAATCACTGTAATTTTAGAAGATACTTTTGCACCACCCAAAATTGCTAAAACTGGTCTTTCAGAATTGTTTAATACTTTATCTATACTTTCTATTTCTCTTGCTAATAAATTTCCAAAACATTTGTTTTCAGGAAAAAACTGAGCAATAATTGTAGTAGAAGCGTGCGCTCTGTGTGCAGTACCAAAAGCATCGTTTACATAAACATCACCAAATTTCGATAATTTTTCTGCAAAAGCAACATCCCCTTTTTTCTCTTCTTCGTAAAAACGTAAGTTTTCTAATAATAAGATTTCTCCCGACTTTAAATTTGCTACAGCTTCTTCTACTTTAGCTCCAATACAATCTGAAACAAACTTTACTTTAACTCCTAAAATTTCAGTGGCTTTGGCTACAATATGTCCTAAAGAAAACTCCTCTTGAAATCCTTTTGGACGTCCTAAATGAGACATTAAGATACAGCTTCCTTCTTGCTCTAAAATATCTATAATTGTAGATTTTGCAGCTTGAATTCTTGTAGCATCTGTTACTTCAAATTTATCATTTAAAGGCACATTAAAATCTACACGAATTAACGCTTTCTTATTCTTGAAATTAAAATCTTTTAGTGTTTTCATCTTTTATTAATCTATTTTCAACAAAAATACCTAATTATTTACTCTTTTAGAAGTGTAAATCCTAAAATTTAATACAACGTTTGCGAAGACAAATACCGCTCTTGCAACTAATTTACAAATGAAAAAGATTGCTTTCTAAATTTGGTGGATTAATGACAAACAAATTTTATATTTGCCTATGCTTTTCAACCAAATTATAGGCCAAGAACACATAAAAAAACACTTAAAAGTCTCTGCAGAAAACGGCAGAATTCCGCATGCACAATTATTTGTAGGTAAAGAAGGCAGCGGTACTTTGCCAATGGCAATTGCTTATGCTCAGTTTTTATTGTGTAATTTTTCTGATAATGTTGATGTCTGTAACCTAAAATGCGACAAACTACAACACCCAGATTTACACTTTGCATATCCTGTAACTTCCAATGATAACGTAAAAAAACACCCAGTTAGTAGTTTATTTTTAGAAGATTGGAGAACTTTTATTGCAACACAACCTTACGGAAGTTTATTTAATTGGCTGCAACACATTGGTGTAGAAAATAAACAAGGGCTTATTGGGGTTGATGAAGCAGAAGAAGTTGTAAAAAAACTAAGACTTAAAAGTTACGAAGGTGGTTTTAAAGTGATGATTATTTGGATGGCAGAAAAAATGAATATTGCTGCTGCTAATAAGTTGTTAAAATTAATTGAAGAACCACCAGAAAAAACAGTTTTCATCTTAATTACCGAAAGCGAAGAACAAATTATAAACACCATTAAATCTCGTTGTCAGGCACTACATTTCCCTGCGTTAAGTGAGCAAGACATCTCTAATACCTTAGTGGTAGATCATCAGGTTTCAGATAATGAAGCTGCAAAAATTGCGCATCAGGCAGAAGGGAATTTTAATAAAGCACTCCATTTATTTCACAACGATTCTAGTGATCTTATTTTTGAAGAATGGTTTATTGCTTGGATTAGAACTGCTTTTAAAGCCAAAGGAAACGCTGCTGTTGTACAACAATTAATAGAATGGTCGGACACGATTGCCAAAACCGGACGCGAAACTCAAAAGCGTTTTTTAGAGTATTGTTTGCAATTTTTTAGACAGGCTTTATTGCTGAATTATAAATCTGAAAACTTGGTTTTTATGGAATCTAAAACAGGGTTTAATCTTTCTAAATTTGCTCCTTTTGTACATTCTGGTAATATTTTAGATATAGAAAAAGAACTAAATGATGCCATGTATCATATAGAAAGAAACGGAAATCCGAAAATTATTTTGTTAGATCTTTCCATGAAACTAACTCGTTTTTTACATAAAAAGGAAGAGACCGTTTAACTTTAATATTTTTTTTAGAAGCTATTTCCAGCTTTCGCTACTCGCTTTTTTTACCAAAAAAAGATAAAAAAGAGCTCAAACAAGCCGCTCAATCTGGGCTAAACATGTTTGCCAATTAAAAGAATAACACAAGCGTTGTACTAATTAATTTGTTAATTATAACCCTATCGATAAATAACAAAATCAGACCCTTCAGGTTTCAAAAACCTGAAGGGTCTTTTTTATCTGTTAATCTTTAAACCTATACTTTCTATGTTACCAGGTAGTTAATTTTTAAAAAATCAGGTACTTTATGCTACCAAGCTAGTAAGTTTCTATAAAAAGCTATAACAAAAAAGTTTAACCAATTCCATTTAAAATTCTTTTAGCCACAAATAAATCTGCAATTGTTGGGTTTTCTGGGCAACTTTTTATTTGTATAAACTCATCTCCAGATTTCACAAAACCAGTTTGTAAAACTTTAAAATAAACGCCACAAAAAGTAGTTTTCCAAAACTTTTTTACAATTGTCATATTATTAAAACGAACTCCTAATTTATAACAAGGTTCTCTATGCAACGTCGCTTCTAAAATAGTTTCGCCAACTTTAAAAGTATCACCCGCATAAATTTTAGTTTCGTCTATGTCATCAATGGTTAAGTTTTCCCCAAAGATTCCCGTTTCAAAATTAACCTTAGGATAAACAGCTTTCCAATACTCATAATGTTTTACAGAATATCCGTAAACCGCTTGTAAAACCCCTCCGTGATTCTCTCTATCACAAATAGTATCTCCTTTAACGTCTTCTGCATCTAAAAAGATAGGTTTATCAACAGAATATTTAAAAATACCTGTAGTTACTAACGTTCCTTTGTAGTCTATTTCTTTTCGTTCTCCAATATTTGTTGATATAATTCTCATTATTCCTATGTATCCTAAAAGATTTTAAGAACCTTGTAGGTTTGTTATTTTACAAACTTTTTTAGTGCCTTTTTAGTAAAATCAGACAAAACTAATTCACCAGAAATAGCCGCTCTTTCTGCTAATAAATCAGTCCAATTTTCTGTGCCTTGCCACAGTACTTTTTTCATTTCTGTTAATGCTTCCGGATTATAAGACGCTAATTTTTCTGAGAATAATTCTACTTCTTCCTCTAATTCTTTTTGAGTTTCAAAAACCTTAGCATACAAACCCTTTTCTTTTGCCCAGTATGCATTTTTCCAATTAGTAGCATCTAAAGTAAGTTCTGCAGTACCAGAAACACCTATTTTTCTACTTACTGCTGGCTCAATTACAAAAGGTCCAATTCCTATGGTAAATTCAGATAATTTTATCGCCGCGTTTTCGGTTGCCAAAACGTAATCGCAAGCTGCTGCTAAACCAACACCACCTCCAACGGTTTTTCCTTGAATGCTACCAATAATTAATTTTCCACAAGTTCGCATCGCATTTATTACGTTTGCAAAGCCAGAAAAAAATTGTTTTCCTTCTTCTAAATTAGAAATAGCCACTAATTCATCAAAAGAAGCACCTGCACAAAATGCTTTTTCTCCTTCAGACTTTAAAATAATAACAGATACGTCTTCATTACGCCCAACTAAAATTAGTTCTTTACTCAATCTTCCTAATAATTCACTCGGAAAAGAATTACTTGCAGGATGTCCAAATTCAATCGTTGCAATATTATTTTGAATACTCGTATATAAACTTCCGTTTTGTCTTGTAGTGCTCATAGAATGTATCTTTTTGTAAAAATAGTGGATTTTATTTTGAATGTCTTTTTTGAATGAGACTTTTTAATCTTTAGAAAATCAATTAAAGAAATTAAAAAATAAGATTCCTCAATCGCTAAAAAGCTCATTTCGGAATGACACGTAAAAATTATTCGTTGACTACTAAAGGTATAAACTTCTTTCTAAATCTAATAATTAACGGTAAACCTCTTGCAATCATCCAAAGTGTAAAGGCAATCCAAATTGCAATTAATTTTAAATCGAAATAATCAAAAATCAATAATGTCGGTATAAATACCAATGCAGTAGAAAGAAGTAAGAGGTTTCTTAAATATTTCATTTCTCCCATTCCTTTAAACATTCCATCAAAAATAAAAGAGATGGCATTTATAGGTTGCATTAATAAAACAATCCAAAAAACATTGTAAAACTGCTCTAAAACAGCGGGCTCTTTTGTAAAAATTTGTCCGATGAAATTATAAAAAATAAAACCAACCATACCAATAAGTACTCCTATTGCCAATCCATATTTTAAAAGTTTATTACTTAGTTCTACCAAAGAAGTATAATCTTTTGCTCCTAAAAATTTTCCGGATAATATATTTCCTGCACTAGCATATCCGTCTACCATAAAAGCACCTAACAACCAAATATTAATACCAATAGTGTAGGCGGCAATATATTCTTTACCATAATCTGTGGCAT
Protein-coding regions in this window:
- a CDS encoding DNA polymerase III subunit delta', whose product is MLFNQIIGQEHIKKHLKVSAENGRIPHAQLFVGKEGSGTLPMAIAYAQFLLCNFSDNVDVCNLKCDKLQHPDLHFAYPVTSNDNVKKHPVSSLFLEDWRTFIATQPYGSLFNWLQHIGVENKQGLIGVDEAEEVVKKLRLKSYEGGFKVMIIWMAEKMNIAAANKLLKLIEEPPEKTVFILITESEEQIINTIKSRCQALHFPALSEQDISNTLVVDHQVSDNEAAKIAHQAEGNFNKALHLFHNDSSDLIFEEWFIAWIRTAFKAKGNAAVVQQLIEWSDTIAKTGRETQKRFLEYCLQFFRQALLLNYKSENLVFMESKTGFNLSKFAPFVHSGNILDIEKELNDAMYHIERNGNPKIILLDLSMKLTRFLHKKEETV
- the pgk gene encoding phosphoglycerate kinase, encoding MKTLKDFNFKNKKALIRVDFNVPLNDKFEVTDATRIQAAKSTIIDILEQEGSCILMSHLGRPKGFQEEFSLGHIVAKATEILGVKVKFVSDCIGAKVEEAVANLKSGEILLLENLRFYEEEKKGDVAFAEKLSKFGDVYVNDAFGTAHRAHASTTIIAQFFPENKCFGNLLAREIESIDKVLNNSERPVLAILGGAKVSSKITVIENILDKVDHLIIGGGMSFTFIKAQGGKIGNSICEDDKMELALDILKQAKEKGVEIHIPVDVIAADDFSNDANTQILDINEIPDGWEGVDAGPKSREIFDVVVNKCKTILWNGPLGVFEMESFAGGTIALGNSIDKATKNGAFSLVGGGDSVAAVKQFGFADKVSYVSTGGGAMLEMLEGKTLPGIEAILK
- a CDS encoding MOSC domain-containing protein, with the protein product MRIISTNIGERKEIDYKGTLVTTGIFKYSVDKPIFLDAEDVKGDTICDRENHGGVLQAVYGYSVKHYEYWKAVYPKVNFETGIFGENLTIDDIDETKIYAGDTFKVGETILEATLHREPCYKLGVRFNNMTIVKKFWKTTFCGVYFKVLQTGFVKSGDEFIQIKSCPENPTIADLFVAKRILNGIG
- a CDS encoding enoyl-CoA hydratase/isomerase family protein produces the protein MSTTRQNGSLYTSIQNNIATIEFGHPASNSFPSELLGRLSKELILVGRNEDVSVIILKSEGEKAFCAGASFDELVAISNLEEGKQFFSGFANVINAMRTCGKLIIGSIQGKTVGGGVGLAAACDYVLATENAAIKLSEFTIGIGPFVIEPAVSRKIGVSGTAELTLDATNWKNAYWAKEKGLYAKVFETQKELEEEVELFSEKLASYNPEALTEMKKVLWQGTENWTDLLAERAAISGELVLSDFTKKALKKFVK